The following coding sequences are from one Lolium rigidum isolate FL_2022 chromosome 6, APGP_CSIRO_Lrig_0.1, whole genome shotgun sequence window:
- the LOC124663322 gene encoding uncharacterized protein LOC124663322, translating into MASSRPYRFPALCEDEPARRTSARQSCGTCGAAAVANCVALCCCPCAVVSCFTLALVKAPYVAGRRWVRVAKTRRRKTKRVRNLDDQLDHVEGLGGGQCNGTERASKESWGEPGGAAVPRWWSSTIDESVAREGRMRVSVTEKAWIEMYEVGHWGFGRLSFSVAGDAAAAQVVRSDPEEDGSSRAGAAR; encoded by the coding sequence ATGGCGTCGTCCCGTCCGTACCGGTTCCCCGCTCTATGCGAAGACGAGCCCGCGCGACGAACCAGCGCCAGACAGTCGTGCGGGAcgtgcggcgcggcggcggtggcgaactGCGTGGCGCTATGCTGCTGCCCGTGCGCCGTGGTGAGCTGCTTCACGCTGGCGCTCGTCAAGGCCCCTTACGTGGCGGGCCGACGGTGGGTCAGGGTGGCCAAGACGCGGCGGCGGAAGACGAAGCGCGTCCGGAACCTGGATGACCAGCTAGACCACGTGGAGGGACTCGGCGGCGGCCAGTGCAATGGCACCGAGCGGGCGAGCAAGGAGAGCTGGGGCGAGCCGGGCGGGGCCGCCGTCCCGCGGTGGTGGAGCAGCACGATAGATGAGAGTGTGGCCAGAGAGGGCAGGATGAGGGTGAGCGTGACGGAGAAGGCATGGATCGAGATGTACGAGGTCGGGCATTGGGGGTTCGGCCGGCTCTCCTTCTCGGTGGCCGGAGACGCCGCGGCAGCGCAGGTCGTCAGAAGTGATCCCGAGGAGGATGGCAGTTCACGTGCTGGTGCTGCTCGGTGA